The following proteins come from a genomic window of Fusobacterium sp. DD2:
- a CDS encoding cysteine-rich small domain-containing protein, giving the protein MNNYKFINHKDCEFFPCHKTDKPEEFNCMFCYCPLYMLGENCGGNFKYTPHGIKDCSNCNLPHVKEVGYAHIQKKMLDVIEMVQQEYLDKKEKEKK; this is encoded by the coding sequence ATGAATAATTATAAATTTATAAATCATAAAGATTGTGAGTTTTTCCCATGTCATAAGACAGATAAGCCTGAGGAATTTAACTGTATGTTCTGCTACTGTCCATTATACATGTTAGGAGAAAATTGTGGAGGTAATTTTAAATACACTCCTCATGGAATAAAAGATTGTTCAAATTGTAATCTTCCACACGTTAAAGAAGTTGGATATGCCCATATTCAAAAGAAAATGCTTGATGTAATAGAGATGGTACAACAGGAGTATCTAGATAAAAAGGAAAAAGAAAAGAAATAA
- a CDS encoding Rrf2 family transcriptional regulator — MRIKNEIEYVIRILLYLTKYGNNRIVASNEISDAEEIPHLFSLRILKKLEKKGLVEIFKGARGGYRLTRPGSKITLRDAVEAIEPIICIKDCVNSPESCTLRQGNCAVNKAFAEIQNDFVTKLEAVNFQTLADETYGK; from the coding sequence ATGAGAATAAAGAATGAGATAGAGTATGTAATAAGAATCTTGTTATACTTAACAAAGTATGGGAATAATAGAATAGTGGCATCTAATGAAATTTCAGATGCTGAAGAAATTCCACACTTATTCAGTCTTAGAATTTTAAAAAAATTAGAGAAAAAAGGGCTTGTAGAGATCTTTAAAGGAGCTAGAGGTGGTTATAGATTAACTAGACCTGGTTCAAAAATAACTTTAAGAGATGCAGTTGAGGCAATCGAACCTATTATCTGCATTAAAGACTGTGTTAATTCACCAGAATCTTGTACATTAAGACAAGGTAATTGTGCAGTAAACAAAGCTTTTGCAGAAATTCAAAATGATTTTGTAACTAAGTTGGAAGCTGTTAATTTTCAAACATTAGCAGACGAAACTTACGGAAAATAA
- a CDS encoding DUF1385 domain-containing protein: MEKRLSIGGQAVIEGVMMRSPSCIATAVRKPSGEIVYKKTYISKKKGKLAEIPFIRGAIMLFDALTTGIKELTFSANQSEDKEEEQITHKEAVMTTIVSLVLGIALFVVIPSIIGGFLFPNDKLHANLLEALLRLVFFVLYIWIISFSKEVKRVYEYHGAEHKSIYAYENGLELTPENAKKFTTLHPRCGTSFLLIVMLIAIIVFSTIDFIFPTPETIVAKLALKVGLRVVLMPLIAGISYEIQRYSSKHMDNICIKLLAMPGLLLQKITTKEPDKKQLEVAIVAIKVSLGEHVENATEIDK; this comes from the coding sequence ATGGAGAAAAGATTGAGCATAGGAGGGCAGGCTGTAATTGAAGGGGTAATGATGAGAAGTCCATCATGTATAGCTACAGCTGTAAGAAAGCCTTCAGGAGAGATAGTTTATAAAAAAACATATATTTCAAAGAAAAAAGGGAAATTGGCAGAAATTCCATTTATACGTGGAGCAATAATGCTATTTGATGCCCTTACAACAGGTATAAAAGAGTTGACATTTTCAGCTAATCAGTCAGAAGATAAAGAAGAAGAGCAAATTACACATAAAGAAGCAGTTATGACCACAATTGTTTCCTTAGTTTTAGGGATAGCGTTATTTGTTGTCATTCCTTCAATAATAGGAGGATTTTTATTTCCAAATGATAAATTACATGCGAATTTACTGGAAGCTCTGTTGAGATTAGTTTTCTTTGTTCTTTATATATGGATTATTTCATTTTCTAAAGAGGTAAAGCGTGTATATGAATATCATGGAGCTGAGCATAAATCAATATATGCATATGAAAATGGTTTAGAACTTACTCCAGAAAATGCAAAGAAGTTTACAACTTTACACCCAAGATGTGGAACCAGTTTTCTTTTAATTGTTATGTTGATTGCAATTATTGTGTTTTCAACAATTGATTTTATCTTTCCAACACCTGAGACAATTGTGGCAAAACTTGCCTTAAAAGTTGGATTAAGAGTAGTTTTGATGCCTTTAATAGCGGGAATATCTTATGAAATTCAAAGATATAGCTCCAAACATATGGATAATATCTGCATAAAACTATTGGCAATGCCAGGTTTGCTGTTACAAAAAATTACGACGAAAGAGCCTGATAAGAAACAGTTAGAAGTAGCAATTGTGGCGATAAAAGTATCTTTAGGTGAACACGTTGAAAACGCTACAGAAATTGATAAATAA
- the sfsA gene encoding DNA/RNA nuclease SfsA: MKKIYEIGIDKTGVFIDRPNRFIGNIKVEDDVIKCHIHDSGRIKELLYFGNKVGLKKAKNKAKRKTEWDLICAKTPEKDEDILLNSAYHRYISEKFLKDPEISPFGKIDKLRAEVKNGDSRLDYLLMKGEEKIWVEVKGVSLVVDKIAMFPDAPSVRAQKHLKELMSLKEKGDRAAVLLLVFRKADKFRPRHETDINFSELFYEAKKKGVEIYPIQFELKDGDIYYIDNKIEIIEE, from the coding sequence ATGAAGAAAATTTACGAAATAGGGATTGACAAGACAGGTGTCTTTATAGATAGACCAAACAGATTTATTGGAAATATAAAAGTTGAAGATGATGTTATAAAGTGTCATATACATGATTCTGGAAGAATTAAAGAGCTTTTATATTTTGGGAATAAAGTTGGGTTAAAAAAGGCTAAAAATAAAGCTAAAAGAAAAACAGAGTGGGATTTAATCTGTGCCAAAACTCCTGAAAAAGATGAGGATATACTGCTTAATTCTGCTTACCATAGATATATTTCTGAGAAATTTTTAAAGGATCCTGAGATATCTCCATTTGGGAAAATAGATAAGTTAAGAGCAGAGGTAAAGAATGGAGATAGCAGATTGGATTATCTTCTTATGAAGGGAGAGGAAAAGATCTGGGTAGAGGTAAAAGGTGTATCACTGGTAGTAGATAAAATAGCTATGTTTCCAGATGCGCCAAGCGTAAGAGCACAAAAGCATCTTAAAGAGCTAATGAGTTTGAAAGAGAAAGGTGACAGAGCAGCTGTTCTTTTACTTGTTTTTAGAAAAGCGGATAAGTTCAGACCAAGACATGAAACAGATATAAATTTCTCTGAACTTTTTTATGAAGCTAAGAAAAAAGGTGTTGAAATATATCCAATCCAGTTTGAATTAAAAGATGGAGATATATATTATATAGATAATAAAATTGAAATTATAGAGGAGTAG